Sequence from the Nocardia cyriacigeorgica GUH-2 genome:
TGCTGAACTTCGGTGTGCGCCAGCTGCTGGAGACGCTGGTGGCGCTGGCCCCGGCGCCGGCCGGGCGGCGCGATATCGACGGCGGTATGCGCGAGACCTCCGATCCGTTCAGCGCGGTGGTGTTCAAGGTGCAGGCCGGGATGGATACCGCGCACCGCGACCGGCTGGCGTTCATGCGGATCGTGTCGGGTGAGTTCGAGCGCGGCATGGTCGTCACGCACGCGCAGACCGGGCGCCCGTTCGCCACGAAGTACGCGCTGACGGTGTTCGGCCGCGAACGCGCCACCGTCGATACCGCCTACCCCGGCGACGTGGTAGGCCTGGTGAACGCGACCGCGCTGGCGCCGGGGCACACCCTGTACGTGGACAAAAAGGTGGAGTTCCCGCCGATCCCGTCGTTCGCGCCGGAGCATTTCGCGGTGCTGCGGGCGCAGAGCGCGGGCAAGTACAAGCAGTTCCGCAAGGCCATCGACCAGCTCGACTCCGAGGGCGTGGTGCAGGTGCTGCGCAACGACGCGCGCGGCGACGCCTCCCCGGTGCTCGCCGCGGTCGGCCCGATGCAGTTCGAGGTGGTCACCGCCCGGATGCAGGCCGAGTACAACGTCGAGACGCAGATGGATCATCTGCCCTACACACTGGCCCGCCGCACCGACGCCGCCTCGGCCGAGGAGCTGGGCCGCCAGCGCGGGGTGGAGGTGTTCACCCGCAGCGACGGCGCGCTGCTGGCGCTGTTCAGCGACAAGTGGCGGTTGCAGTACATCGAGAAGGAGCATCCGGGGCTGACCCTCGAACCGCTCGTCGCCACCGCCGACTGAGCGGAGTCGACTCGGCCCCGAGCCGGACGGTCCATCCGTGACCGGGGCACGCCACCCGTGAACGCGCGGTTCACGTCGGGGCCGGTTCGACCGGTGAGCCCGGCGTTCAGCCCGCCTCCGGCTCGCGTTCCACCGATTCGAGCCCGGAATCCCTGGCGATCAAACCCCACCGGCTGGAGGTCAGCCGCAGGCTCGGCAGGTCGCTGAGTGAGAGCACCACTTCATAGGTGCGTTCGTAGCCGGTGTGCGAGATCCGCCAGTGCCCGTCATCGCAGCGGATATAGCGGTCGGAATAGAACGCCGCACCGCGCAGCAGCATGTTGTGCTCCGGGATGAGCACGGTATCGGCCAGGTACCAGGTGCCGGTGGCGGTGTCGCCGTCGATATCGATCTCGGGGTGGTCGCAGCGGTGTTCGGTGATGACGTGCGGGCCCAGCGTATTGCGCATGAACGCGATGAACGCCTCGCGGGATTCGAATTGCAGGTACTCGCTGTAGGTGGCCGTCGCCTCCGCGACCATGGTGTCGGCGAATTCGTCCCACTGCTTGGTGTCCAGCGTGCGCAGGTATCGGTACTTCAAACGGCAAATCTCGGACACGTCGTCGCGCGCACCGTTCTCGGGTACCGGTATCGACCCCGGCATCCGTCCGAACAGAACCCGGCCGACCGGTTCCCGCTCTGCGCCCGACTCGGAGTCCCTACGCTCCTCGTCCTGGTCCATACCTCAACGATCCCACCAGTAACCGGGCATACCGAACTATTGGCGAGATCTGTATCAGATCGCTATCACCGGGCGAACCCGCGACGGCGCCGGATCAGCCGCCGATGGTGAAGCAGGTGCGGCAGAAATCCTCGCCGAATTCGGTCAGGCGCAGGCTCTTGCGCACGATCTTGGGCGCGCGACCGGCCTTCTTCAGCGCCGCCTCCACCACCGGTTGCACCTCGAGCACCATGTAGCGGCTGAGCACCACCGGATCGTCGGAGGTCAGCGTCAGGCCGAGGCGGTTGAGGTTGATCAGGTAGGACCGGGCCCGGTCCGGGTAGCGCACGCCGGCCTGTTCGGGCACCGAGGTCAGATCGCCGGAGACCAGCTCCGAGCCGATGCCGAGCGGACGGTTGGTGCGCACGTCGACCGAGGGCTGCGGGCCGTTGAGCGCCATGAAGCGCAGGATGCGGGCCTCGTCGGGAGCCAGTTCGTCGAGGATGCGGTCGTAGGCGGGATGCACTTCCTCGGTGAAGTACACATCGGCCGAGCGGGCCAGCAGCGCGTCACCGCGCCTGCGCAGCTCCTCGACGCTGGCCGAGCGCAGGTAGGACCCCATCTGCAGAGCCTGCTGACCGGCGCTCTGCGGATTGGGCACATAACTGACGATCTCGCGCACCGACCCCTCGGTGACCCCGAGCGCACTGCGCGCGATCGAGCGCAGTGCGTTACCGGTGCGCTCGGCGATCTCCGCCGAGGACTCGCCGTCGAGGGCGGCCTGAGTGATCTCGCGGGTCATCTCATAGGAGGTCTCCACCGCCCACTGCCCGCCGCGCACCACCGTGCCCGCGGCCAGTCCGGCGGCCCGGAACACGCCGCGAATCAACCGCGCCTCATTGCTGATCTGCCGCTGTTCGACATCCGAGCTGCGTTCCACAGCACGGGAACCGGCCCGGGCCACGTCCTGTCCGGTCCTGTCGTCTGCCACGTCCTACTCCGATGTATCGCCAGGTGAACGAATCCGCTCACAGATTATTGCCCACCAGTCACGATCAGATGTGGTGGTGGCCATTGTCCCCACCCTCGCGTAGAACCACGACATCACAGGAGGGCACTGTGGTAAACGTCTCAGACACTACCTGTGGTGCGAGGCACTCGCGCTTGGAGTCGGCGCCGCACGTCACATAAGGTCCTGCTGCCGACGGGGTGCTAATTTGAGGTGCCGGTGAGGCGGCGATCACCGGGTATCGGCAGGAGGGTGTCGTGTTAGAGAGCGTTTTCGGGGTCCACCCGACGATCCTCCTCGAGCTTTTGACCATTCCGCTTTTCACTGGCGTCATCGGCTACATCACCAACTGGACCGGTGTGCTGATGCTGTTCCGGCCGATCGCATTCCACGGCATCCACGTTCCCGGCCTGCGCGCACTGTATCCATTCCTGCCCAAGCGAATTCAGGTCCTGCCGCTGCTCAGCTACGACGGGCGCATGGGCTGGCAGGGAATCGTGCCCTCGCGGGCGGACAAAATGGCGAGCATCGCCGTGGACAAGGGTTTGTCGAAACTGGGCAGCGTCGCCGATTTCTATCGCGAACTCGAGCCGGACGCACTGGCCGAACACCTGGCCAGCATCGCCAACGATCAGATCCGCGACATCGTCGAGGAAATCCTGCGCCGCGAACATCCGCAGCTCTGGTACAACTTGCCGAGCCAGGTGCGCGAGATGGTGCACGACCGGGTCCGCGCCCAGCTGCCGGATATCCTGCGCGAACTCACCGAAGAACTCGGCGCCAATATCGATCAGTTGCTCGATGTCAAGCAAATGGTCATCCGCTATTTCCAGGCGCGTCCACAATTGCTCAATCAGCTGTTCCAGGTACTCGGTGCCAAGGAACTGCGGTTCATGCAGAACTTCGGCTTCTACTTCGGCGCGCCGATGGGTGCGGTGCTGGTGGCGGTGCTGCATCTGACCGGCTGGCCGACGCTGGCCGTGCTGCCGATCGGCGGCGTGATCATCGGCTGGGTGGTCAACTGGGTCGGCATCAACATGATCTTCGCCCCCGCCGAGCCGAAATGGTGGTGCCCGTGGCGTCAAGGTTTGTTGATCAAGCGGCAGCCCGAAATCACCGCCGGTTACGCCGAATTGGTGTCCGGGCAGGTGGTGACGGTGGCCAATATCGGTGACGAGCTGTTGAACGGCCCGCGCTCGGACCGCACCATGCAGATGCTCGAGGACACCCTGCGCCCGGCGGCCGACCGCGCGCTGGGCCCGGCCCGCAGCGCGGTCAAGTTCGTGCTCGGCAGCCGCGAGTACGACGCGCTGCAATCGACGCTCACCAGCGAGGCCATGGCCATCGCCCCGATCGCCTTCGCCGATCCGGACTTCAACGTCCGCCAGGGCAGGCAGATCAACGACTACATCGCCAAACAAATGTCGGCGCTGTCCCCGACCGACTTCGTGGAAATGCTGCGATCGGCGATCAAACAGGACGAATGGTTGCTTTTCGTCCATGGCGGTGTGCTCGGGCTCTTCGCCGGATACGCTCACATTCTGGTCTTCGGGACAGGAGTGGCGACTACATGGATCTGACCGGCTCAGCGGCATCGGCGGCGTCCTCGGATCCCGGCGGTGCCGATGAGCCGGTGGTCGATCCGGCAGCGGCGTCCGCCGAGGTCGCGCGCCTGTTCGAATACGGCACCGAGGCGAAGCTGCCCGCGGTCCGGCCCCATCCACTGCGCCGTCCCATCACCACCGTGCGCACCGCCAGCGGTGTGGTGCGGGTGGCCTGGTCGACGGTCACCGGCGCCGCGGGCTGGGGAGTCGGCACCGTCCTCGACGTGACCGGGACGGTGGTGCGGCGCAGTGCCGCCGGTGTGCCGCCCGCCGAAATCCGGGCCGAAGCCGAGGCGGAGGTGCGGGCCGCGCTGCGCCGCGCCCTCGGACTTCCCGAGACAGAACAGTCCCGCCGCCCCACCAGCGCACCCACCCTGCGGGAGCAGGGCGCCGCGCTGCTGCGGCTGTCGGCCAGCACCCACGCCGGCGACGAGGGCCACCCCGCCTTCGCCAACATCCTCGCCGAGATCACCCCCGACGAGGCACGCATCCTGCGCTACCTGCGCACCGACGGTCCGCAGCCCGCTATCGAGGTGCACGGCGGCCGGCTCAGCCGCCTGGGCGCCGAACGGCTCGGACTGCGCCAGGAATCAGGCCTGACCCTGCTCGGCGAGCACGCCGGGCTGCGATTTCCGAACCGCATCCAGCACTACCTGACCAACCTGCGCAGGCTCGGATTGCTCGAGCTGGCCAAGGAGCCGGTCGGCAACCCGAACCGCTATCAGCTACTCGAGGCGCAATCGCCGGTGCGCGAACTGCTCAAGCGTTCCGGGTTCGGCACCAAGGTGTCCTACCGCAGCATCATCCTCACCGGGTTCGGTGCGGAGTTCGTACAGACGTGTCTGCCGATCGTGCTGCACGAGGGGCCGGCGGCGGAGACGAGCTAGGCGTCGTCGGCGAGCTCCAGCCAGCGCTCTTCGGCAGCTTCCTTTTCCGCCAGCACTTGTTTCAACTCGGCACCGAGGCTGATCAGCTTGTCCGGGTCGGTGGCGGCGTCGGCGAGGGCGGCGTGCAGCTTCTGTTCGCGTTCGGCGAGCTTGTCGATGGTGCGTTCCAGCTTGGCCAGTTCTTTGCGCGCGGCGCGGTAGGCGGCCGAATCGGTGACGGGGGCGCTCTCGCCGGTGGCCGGCTTCGTTGCGCTCACGCGGCCCTGCTGGGCTTCGCGGCGCTTCAGGTACTCCTCGATCCCGCCGGGCAGGTTGGTCAGCTTGCCGTCGCCGAACAGCGCCCAGGTGGAATCACAGATGCGTTCGATCAGGTAGCGGTCGTGGCTGATCACGACCAGGGTGCCTGCCCAGTTGTCGAGCAGGTCCTCCAGTTGTTGCAGGGTGTCGATATCGAGGTCGTTGGTCGGCTCGTCGAGCAGCAGCACGTTCGGTTCCGACATCAGGATCCGGGTCAGCTGCAGCCTGCGGCGCTCACCACCGGACAGATCGCCGACCGGGGTGCGCTGCCGGGCGGGAGTGAAGCCGAGCCGCTCGGCCAGCTGACCGGCCGATATCTCCTTGTCGCCGAGCATGATCCGCATGGCGACCTGCTGCACGGCCTCGAGCACCCGCATATCGGTGGGCAGGTCGTCGAGTTCCTGGCGCAGCCAGCCGATCTGCACGGTCTGGCCCTGAATCCGCTTGCCCGCGGCCAGTTCCGCGTCACCGGCGAGGGCGCGCAACAGCGTGGTCTTACCGGAGCCGTTGACGCCGACCAGACCGACCCGCTCCCCCGGCGCGAGCCGCCAGGTCAGATCGCGGACCAATTCACGTCCGTCGGGCGTGGTGAGGGTGGTGTCCTCGAGTTCGATGACGACCCGGCCGAGCCGTTTACGCGCGAAGGCGCTGAGCGAGACGCTGTCACGCGGGGGCGGCACATCGGCGATCAACGCCTCGGCCGCCTCCACCCGGTAACGCGGCTTGGAGGTGCGCGCCTGCGGGCCGCGGCGCAACCAGGCCAGCTCCTTACGGGCGAGATTGCGGCGGCGCGCCTCGGAGGCGTCGGCCTGCCTGGCGCGTTCGGCGCGGGCGAAGATCCAGTCGCCGTAGCCGCCCTCGTAGCTTTCCACCTTGCCGCCGACGACCTCCCAGGTCTGCGTGGCGACGGTGTCGAGGAACCAGCGATCGTGGGTCACCACCACCAGGGCGCTGCGGCGGGCCAGCAGATGATCGGCCAGCCAGCGCACACCCTCCACATCGAGGTGGTTGGTCGGTTCGTCGAGCACCAGCAGGTCCAGCTCGCGCACCAGCGCGGCGGCCAGCGCCACCCGGCGGCGTTCACCACCGGAGAGGTTGGTGACCGGGGTGTCCAGGCCGAGATCGGCGATGCCGATGCCCTCCATTACCGACCGGATGCGCGGGTTGGCGGCCCATTCGTGTTCGGCGACCGAGTCGGTCATGGCGTCGTCGGCCAGCCCGGCCAGCACCACGGTCCCGACGGTCGCGCCCTCGGGCAGCACTCCGCGCTGGGTCACCACGGCCATGCGCAACCCGCCGACCCGGCTGACGCGGCCGCTGTCGGGTTCCTCGATGCCGGTCAGCACCTCGAGCAGGGTGGTCTTGCCGCCACCGTTGAGGCCGACGACGCCGATCCGCTCACCCGCGTGCACGCCCAGGGAGACGTCATCGAGCAGCGGTTTGATCCCGAAACTCTTGCTGACCTGTTCGAGGTTGATCAGGTTGGACATGAAACCTTTCCGTGCCTTACCGGGCGTTACTCGGAGTCCGCCCCCGTCGAGGCCGGTCGACTCGCCTGCCCTGAGCAAGGGTACCGAGTGGGCCGTGAGCGACGTTCAGCCGATATTGCCGCCCTCGCGCCACGGCTGCGGATGCGGCCCCTCGCCGCCGACCACGCGGGCGCCGGGGACCGGGCCGGTGGCCGTGCGCACGCTGCGGCTCACCCCGGCACCGGCCAGTTCCGCCGCCACCTGGACGGCGGATTCCTCCGATTCGCACAGGAACGCACACGTCGGCCCTGAGCCGGAGACCAGGCCGGCCAGTGCGCCGGCGCTCACCCCGGCCCGCAGGGTGCGGCGCAGTTCGGGCTTGAGCGACACCGCCGCCGCCTGGAGGTCGTTGCCGAGCAGCGGGGCGAGTTGTTTGGGATCACCGGAAGCCAAGGCCTGCATGAGTTCCTGCGGTGCGCCGAGGCGCGGCGGATCGCCGATCTCACGCAACCGGTCCAGCTCGTGGTAGACGGCCGGGGTGGACAGTCCGCCCTTGGCCAGCGCGATCACCCAGTGGAAAGTGTTGCGCGACAACACCGGCAGCAGCCGCTCGCCGCGTCCGGTGCCGAGCGCGGTGCCGCCGTGCAGCGAGAACGGGACGTCGCTGCCGAGTTCGGCGGCCACCGCGGTGAGTTCCTCGCGGGAAAGACCCAGATCCCACAGTTCGTTCAATCCGACCAGGGTGGCGGCGGCATCGGCGCTGCCACCGGCCATGCCGCCGGCCACCGGGATGCCCTTGCTGATCGAGATCTCCACCAGCGGCGCCCGCCCGGCCAGATGGGCCAGCCGCACGGCGGCCTTCCACACCAGATTGGTGCGGTCGGTGGGCACCTCGCCGGCGCCCTCACCGGTGACGCGCACCGTCAGCGAGGCCGCGGGCGCGATCTCGAGATCGTCGCTGAGCGACAGCGCCTGGAACACGGTGGTGAGATCGTGGTACCCGTCGGGGCGCAGGTCACCGACTCCGAGATGGAGGTTCACCTTCGACGGCGCACGCACGGTGACAGGGCTCGGCACAACGGACAGCACGGTGCCCAAGCGTAACGGGTGATCACGACAGGTGCGCGCGGCGACGGCTTGCGCTAGATACCCCGAGGGGGTATGTTCGTTTGCGTCGGGGATACCCCCAGACCGTATTATGAACACCGAGCGAAGGAGTGGGACATGGCCACCAGCACTTACACCGTCACCGGAATGACCTGCGGGCACTGCGTCAGCTCGGTGAAGTCCGAGATCGGCAAGATCGACGGCGTCACCAGCGTCGACGTCGACCTGGCGTCGGGCCGCGTCTCGGTCGACAGCACGGCGCCGCTGGCCGACGCCGATGTCGCCGCCGCGGTCGACGAGGCCGGTTACGCGATCGCGAGCTGATGTCGGATCGCCGCAGGTTCGCCGCGGTCGGCGGTGCGCTGCTGCTGCTGTTCGGCGTCGCGCTCGGAATCGGCGCCCTGGTGGGTGACCAGACCGAGCCGGCGCCGGACCAGCAGACCACCGCGCCCGCCGACCAGGCGCCCGGCCTCACCGACCAGGCGAACGGCTACACGCTGTCCGAGATCAGCGCACCAGCGGCGCCCGGGCAGCCCGGCACGCTGCGATTCCACATCACCGGCCCCGACGGTGCGCCGGTCACCGATTTCAGCACCCAGCACGACAAGAAACTGCACCTGATCGTGGTGCGCAGCGACACCACCGAATACCGGCACGCCCATCCGGAACTGGCGGCCGACGGCACC
This genomic interval carries:
- a CDS encoding 4-(cytidine 5'-diphospho)-2-C-methyl-D-erythritol kinase; translated protein: MLSVVPSPVTVRAPSKVNLHLGVGDLRPDGYHDLTTVFQALSLSDDLEIAPAASLTVRVTGEGAGEVPTDRTNLVWKAAVRLAHLAGRAPLVEISISKGIPVAGGMAGGSADAAATLVGLNELWDLGLSREELTAVAAELGSDVPFSLHGGTALGTGRGERLLPVLSRNTFHWVIALAKGGLSTPAVYHELDRLREIGDPPRLGAPQELMQALASGDPKQLAPLLGNDLQAAAVSLKPELRRTLRAGVSAGALAGLVSGSGPTCAFLCESEESAVQVAAELAGAGVSRSVRTATGPVPGARVVGGEGPHPQPWREGGNIG
- a CDS encoding heavy-metal-associated domain-containing protein, with the protein product MATSTYTVTGMTCGHCVSSVKSEIGKIDGVTSVDVDLASGRVSVDSTAPLADADVAAAVDEAGYAIAS
- a CDS encoding DUF4393 domain-containing protein; the protein is MADDRTGQDVARAGSRAVERSSDVEQRQISNEARLIRGVFRAAGLAAGTVVRGGQWAVETSYEMTREITQAALDGESSAEIAERTGNALRSIARSALGVTEGSVREIVSYVPNPQSAGQQALQMGSYLRSASVEELRRRGDALLARSADVYFTEEVHPAYDRILDELAPDEARILRFMALNGPQPSVDVRTNRPLGIGSELVSGDLTSVPEQAGVRYPDRARSYLINLNRLGLTLTSDDPVVLSRYMVLEVQPVVEAALKKAGRAPKIVRKSLRLTEFGEDFCRTCFTIGG
- a CDS encoding Abi-alpha family protein, whose amino-acid sequence is MDLTGSAASAASSDPGGADEPVVDPAAASAEVARLFEYGTEAKLPAVRPHPLRRPITTVRTASGVVRVAWSTVTGAAGWGVGTVLDVTGTVVRRSAAGVPPAEIRAEAEAEVRAALRRALGLPETEQSRRPTSAPTLREQGAALLRLSASTHAGDEGHPAFANILAEITPDEARILRYLRTDGPQPAIEVHGGRLSRLGAERLGLRQESGLTLLGEHAGLRFPNRIQHYLTNLRRLGLLELAKEPVGNPNRYQLLEAQSPVRELLKRSGFGTKVSYRSIILTGFGAEFVQTCLPIVLHEGPAAETS
- a CDS encoding nuclear transport factor 2 family protein, with amino-acid sequence MPGSIPVPENGARDDVSEICRLKYRYLRTLDTKQWDEFADTMVAEATATYSEYLQFESREAFIAFMRNTLGPHVITEHRCDHPEIDIDGDTATGTWYLADTVLIPEHNMLLRGAAFYSDRYIRCDDGHWRISHTGYERTYEVVLSLSDLPSLRLTSSRWGLIARDSGLESVEREPEAG
- a CDS encoding ABC-F family ATP-binding cassette domain-containing protein yields the protein MSNLINLEQVSKSFGIKPLLDDVSLGVHAGERIGVVGLNGGGKTTLLEVLTGIEEPDSGRVSRVGGLRMAVVTQRGVLPEGATVGTVVLAGLADDAMTDSVAEHEWAANPRIRSVMEGIGIADLGLDTPVTNLSGGERRRVALAAALVRELDLLVLDEPTNHLDVEGVRWLADHLLARRSALVVVTHDRWFLDTVATQTWEVVGGKVESYEGGYGDWIFARAERARQADASEARRRNLARKELAWLRRGPQARTSKPRYRVEAAEALIADVPPPRDSVSLSAFARKRLGRVVIELEDTTLTTPDGRELVRDLTWRLAPGERVGLVGVNGSGKTTLLRALAGDAELAAGKRIQGQTVQIGWLRQELDDLPTDMRVLEAVQQVAMRIMLGDKEISAGQLAERLGFTPARQRTPVGDLSGGERRRLQLTRILMSEPNVLLLDEPTNDLDIDTLQQLEDLLDNWAGTLVVISHDRYLIERICDSTWALFGDGKLTNLPGGIEEYLKRREAQQGRVSATKPATGESAPVTDSAAYRAARKELAKLERTIDKLAEREQKLHAALADAATDPDKLISLGAELKQVLAEKEAAEERWLELADDA